Proteins found in one Oncorhynchus keta strain PuntledgeMale-10-30-2019 chromosome 2, Oket_V2, whole genome shotgun sequence genomic segment:
- the LOC118400915 gene encoding myozenin-1-like isoform X3, with protein MPHGRPAPPNKRKKPSKIITDLSHVTQDEFEPEASEFDLGMKIKTPKDTMLEELNLFTNKGSKMFKMRQKRVEKFIYENNPDLFGSESMENFQKLVPSLGGTMMLDASGHMVDKQSGPPAPPPKPGSHGVEVALDKAKKRHDYVPSYISPWEKAMKGNQELTSSMRYHMPGPHAHLDLPKYKSFNRSATPFGGFDKASQLMTFQLPDTHEVAHEEPEPAVVYQHDIGARPSFNRTPIGWVGSSEPSSIHMELDALPFDGETDDL; from the exons ATGCCTCATGGAAGACCTGCCCCACCTAACAAGAGGAAAAAGCCCTCTAAGATCATCACTGACCTGTCACATGTCACTCAAGATG AGTTTGAGCCTGAGGCATCAGAGTTTGACCTGGGGATGAAGATCAAGACTCCCAAGGACACCATGCTGGAGGAGCTGAACCTCTTCACCAACAAGGGCTCCAAGATGTTCAAGATGAGGCAGAAACGTGTGGAGAAGTTCATATATGAGAACAACCCTGACCTCTTCGGCAGTGAGTCTATG GAGAACTTCCAGAAGTTGGTCCCCAGCCTGGGTGGTACAATGATGTTGGATGCTAGTGGACACATGGTGGACAAGCAATCAGGCCCTCCTGCACCCCCTCCCAAACCAG GTAGTCATGGAGTAGAGGTTGCCTTAGACAAAGCCAAGAAAAGGCATGATTATGTTCCCTCATACATATCACCGTGGGAAAAGGCCATGAAGGGCAACCAGGAGCTGACATCCAGCATGAGATATCATATGCCAGGCCCCCATGCCCACCTTGATTTGCCCAAGTACAAGTCTTTCAACAG GAGTGCTACACCATTTGGGGGCTTTGATAAGGCCTCTCAGCTCATGACCTTCCAACTGCCAGACACCCATGAGGTGGCCCATGAGGAGCCTGAACCAGCTGTGGTATACCAGCATGACATTGGCGCTCGACCCTCCTTCAACCGCACTCCTATAGGCTGGGTGGGAAGCAGTGAGCCCAGCAGCATCCACATGGAGTTGGATGCCCTGCCCTTCGATGGGGAGACTGACGACCTGTGA
- the LOC118400915 gene encoding myozenin-1-like isoform X2 — MPHGRPAPPNKRKKPSKIITDLSHVTQDEFEPEASEFDLGMKIKTPKDTMLEELNLFTNKGSKMFKMRQKRVEKFIYENNPDLFGSESMENFQKLVPSLGGTMMLDASGHMVDKQSGPPAPPPKPGKDGHGHGSHGVEVALDKAKKRHDYVPSYISPWEKAMKGNQELTSSMRYHMPGPHAHLDLPKYKSFNRSATPFGGFDKASQLMTFQLPDTHEVAHEEPEPAVVYQHDIGARPSFNRTPIGWVGSSEPSSIHMELDALPFDGETDDL, encoded by the exons ATGCCTCATGGAAGACCTGCCCCACCTAACAAGAGGAAAAAGCCCTCTAAGATCATCACTGACCTGTCACATGTCACTCAAGATG AGTTTGAGCCTGAGGCATCAGAGTTTGACCTGGGGATGAAGATCAAGACTCCCAAGGACACCATGCTGGAGGAGCTGAACCTCTTCACCAACAAGGGCTCCAAGATGTTCAAGATGAGGCAGAAACGTGTGGAGAAGTTCATATATGAGAACAACCCTGACCTCTTCGGCAGTGAGTCTATG GAGAACTTCCAGAAGTTGGTCCCCAGCCTGGGTGGTACAATGATGTTGGATGCTAGTGGACACATGGTGGACAAGCAATCAGGCCCTCCTGCACCCCCTCCCAAACCAGGCAAAGATGGGCATGGTCATG GTAGTCATGGAGTAGAGGTTGCCTTAGACAAAGCCAAGAAAAGGCATGATTATGTTCCCTCATACATATCACCGTGGGAAAAGGCCATGAAGGGCAACCAGGAGCTGACATCCAGCATGAGATATCATATGCCAGGCCCCCATGCCCACCTTGATTTGCCCAAGTACAAGTCTTTCAACAG GAGTGCTACACCATTTGGGGGCTTTGATAAGGCCTCTCAGCTCATGACCTTCCAACTGCCAGACACCCATGAGGTGGCCCATGAGGAGCCTGAACCAGCTGTGGTATACCAGCATGACATTGGCGCTCGACCCTCCTTCAACCGCACTCCTATAGGCTGGGTGGGAAGCAGTGAGCCCAGCAGCATCCACATGGAGTTGGATGCCCTGCCCTTCGATGGGGAGACTGACGACCTGTGA
- the LOC118400915 gene encoding myozenin-1-like isoform X1, which translates to MPHGRPAPPNKRKKPSKIITDLSHVTQDEFEPEASEFDLGMKIKTPKDTMLEELNLFTNKGSKMFKMRQKRVEKFIYENNPDLFGSESMENFQKLVPSLGGTMMLDASGHMVDKQSGPPAPPPKPGKDGHGHGNEHGHDHEHGHEHGNEHGRHGYQGHVHHDDVAPGEHGHGSHGVEVALDKAKKRHDYVPSYISPWEKAMKGNQELTSSMRYHMPGPHAHLDLPKYKSFNRSATPFGGFDKASQLMTFQLPDTHEVAHEEPEPAVVYQHDIGARPSFNRTPIGWVGSSEPSSIHMELDALPFDGETDDL; encoded by the exons ATGCCTCATGGAAGACCTGCCCCACCTAACAAGAGGAAAAAGCCCTCTAAGATCATCACTGACCTGTCACATGTCACTCAAGATG AGTTTGAGCCTGAGGCATCAGAGTTTGACCTGGGGATGAAGATCAAGACTCCCAAGGACACCATGCTGGAGGAGCTGAACCTCTTCACCAACAAGGGCTCCAAGATGTTCAAGATGAGGCAGAAACGTGTGGAGAAGTTCATATATGAGAACAACCCTGACCTCTTCGGCAGTGAGTCTATG GAGAACTTCCAGAAGTTGGTCCCCAGCCTGGGTGGTACAATGATGTTGGATGCTAGTGGACACATGGTGGACAAGCAATCAGGCCCTCCTGCACCCCCTCCCAAACCAGGCAAAGATGGGCATGGTCATGGTAATGAACATGGTCATGATCATGAGCATGGACATGAGCATGGTAATGAGCATGGGCGCCATGGATACCAGGGACATGTACATCATGATGATGTTGCTCCAGGAGAACATGGTCATG GTAGTCATGGAGTAGAGGTTGCCTTAGACAAAGCCAAGAAAAGGCATGATTATGTTCCCTCATACATATCACCGTGGGAAAAGGCCATGAAGGGCAACCAGGAGCTGACATCCAGCATGAGATATCATATGCCAGGCCCCCATGCCCACCTTGATTTGCCCAAGTACAAGTCTTTCAACAG GAGTGCTACACCATTTGGGGGCTTTGATAAGGCCTCTCAGCTCATGACCTTCCAACTGCCAGACACCCATGAGGTGGCCCATGAGGAGCCTGAACCAGCTGTGGTATACCAGCATGACATTGGCGCTCGACCCTCCTTCAACCGCACTCCTATAGGCTGGGTGGGAAGCAGTGAGCCCAGCAGCATCCACATGGAGTTGGATGCCCTGCCCTTCGATGGGGAGACTGACGACCTGTGA